A stretch of Crossiella cryophila DNA encodes these proteins:
- a CDS encoding HIT family protein, translating into MGEPELDEQEGIGIPDPLQRLWTPHRMAYIRGEGKPADSESTGCPFCQVTELDDPNGLVIARGRLVFAVLNLYPYNPGHLMVLPYRHIPDYTDLDPAETIEFAEFTQRAMRAIRHAAAPHGFNIGMNQGTVAGAGIAAHLHQHVVPRWGGDANFMPVVAHTKVLPQLLGETRELLAGAWNEVG; encoded by the coding sequence ATGGGCGAGCCGGAGCTGGACGAGCAGGAGGGCATCGGGATCCCCGACCCGTTGCAGCGGTTGTGGACCCCGCACCGGATGGCCTACATCCGCGGTGAGGGCAAGCCGGCCGACTCCGAGTCGACGGGCTGCCCGTTCTGCCAGGTCACCGAGCTGGACGACCCGAACGGCCTGGTCATCGCCCGCGGCAGGCTGGTGTTCGCGGTGCTCAACCTCTACCCGTACAACCCCGGCCACCTGATGGTGCTGCCCTACCGGCACATCCCCGACTACACCGACCTGGACCCGGCCGAGACGATCGAGTTCGCCGAGTTCACCCAGCGCGCCATGCGGGCGATCCGGCACGCCGCCGCCCCGCACGGCTTCAACATCGGCATGAACCAGGGCACCGTGGCCGGGGCCGGCATCGCCGCGCACCTGCACCAGCACGTGGTGCCGCGCTGGGGCGGGGACGCCAACTTCATGCCGGTGGTCGCGCACACCAAGGTGCTGCCGCAGCTGCTCGGCGAGACCAGGGAGTTGCTCGCCGGGGCCTGGAACGAGGTCGGCTAG
- the pgsA gene encoding phosphatidylinositol phosphate synthase, with protein MLNIFARASVSRVTDPVGSWLLRRGLTPNAITVFGTAGTVLSALWFLPRGQLLVGTLVVTVFTLFDLIDGAMARAQGNGTRFGAVLDASCDRIADGALFAAIAWWAFVEAHDRALGAAALLCLVTAQVISYVKARAEATGLSADGGLVERAERLILALVGTGLTGLDVPYALDIALWSLAALSLLTVAQRLHAVYRSAKATP; from the coding sequence ATGCTGAACATCTTCGCCCGCGCGTCGGTCTCGCGCGTCACCGATCCGGTCGGGTCCTGGCTGCTGCGCCGCGGGCTGACCCCCAACGCGATCACCGTCTTCGGCACCGCGGGGACGGTGCTCTCCGCACTGTGGTTCCTGCCGCGCGGCCAGCTGCTGGTGGGCACCCTGGTGGTCACCGTCTTCACCCTGTTCGACCTCATCGACGGCGCGATGGCCCGCGCCCAGGGCAACGGCACCCGCTTCGGCGCGGTCCTGGACGCCAGCTGCGACCGGATCGCCGACGGCGCCCTGTTCGCCGCCATCGCCTGGTGGGCCTTTGTCGAGGCACACGACCGGGCACTGGGCGCCGCGGCACTGTTGTGCCTGGTCACCGCACAGGTCATCTCCTACGTCAAGGCCCGCGCCGAGGCCACCGGACTCTCCGCCGACGGCGGCCTGGTCGAACGCGCCGAACGACTCATCCTGGCCCTGGTCGGCACCGGCCTCACCGGCCTGGACGTGCCCTACGCCCTGGACATCGCGCTGTGGTCCCTGGCCGCGCTGTCCCTGCTCACCGTCGCCCAACGGCTGCACGCGGTCTACCGCAGCGCCAAGGCGACTCCGTGA